A portion of the Candida dubliniensis CD36 chromosome R, complete sequence genome contains these proteins:
- a CDS encoding endosomal transmembrane protein, putative — MLNLISRWYIFNLFITSILAFDFGLGPTYYKHGDKVDLLVNKIESDTTQLPFAYQSLPFVCPPINGAKPVHLSLGELLKGDRIWQSGYQLQFGIDVPCNRLCDMVLSTNSIKRASDLIKEGYVAHWTVDGLPGATTFESNNHRNKYYAAGFPLGFVNHDDGMSYIYNHVMLVIRYHRQKENNNRYTIVGFEVYPKSVIDEQCPGSSKNYENFPLYYSVDDKNQLIESKTKIAYTYSVYWREDNSIDYDSRWELYYENETNGTHVHIHWISFINSIILIFLASLIVMIVLIKVLKKDIANGGSGKSDNTNSGTVLPLTNDIPMDIDGGDSSSAIKNIGSGWKNLINEVNQIPHYPIFLTTLVSAGIQMVIAAMGVISILMINSIGIKNNFFNSHQGAFFSLSIFCISVSGSISSYFGILLHKYLHYDNLNQPYNQLTIIKLSLLFSAALPAFLFLIIFILNFFVWAKESSAALPFGTIVVFLLIFILIQCPLGIIGGYYANYYHKFDRFLLTSKTPPPQSPLYEKSLLNHGEYNSSATNSKSSILSKILSYSKTILVYGLIPFGIVYVELLFIFNSVWLEKTTFYYMYGFLFVTTLMLFIIIIESTIVAIYISLVVYNDPNWIWLSFQVGSSIGWYIYGYSIYYFIKILNVDDFVSGLLYFVYMALASLMIGIASGSVSVLTGLIFIRKIYGAIKVD; from the coding sequence atgtTGAATCTAATATCACGTTGgtatattttcaatttattcataACATCCATTCTAgcatttgattttggattGGGACCCACATATTATAAACATGGAGATaaagttgatttattagtcaataaaatagaatCTGATACTACTCAATTACCATTTGCTTATCAGAGTTTACCATTTGTTTGTCCACCAATTAATGGTGCTAAACCGGTTCATTTATCATTAGGAGAATTACTTAAAGGTGATAGAATTTGGCAAAGTGGATATCAATTACAATTTGGAATTGATGTTCCTTGTAATCGATTATGTGATATGGTACtttcaaccaattcaattaaacGTGCATCTGATCTAATTAAAGAAGGTTATGTTGCTCATTGGACAGTTGATGGATTACCTGGTGCCACAActtttgaatcaaataatcatcgaaataaatattatgCAGCAGGATTCCCCTTGGGATTTGTTAATCATGATGATGGAATGAGTTATATCTATAATCATGTTATGTTAGTGATTAGATATCATCGacagaaagaaaataacaatagatATACTATTGTTGGGTTTGAAGTTTATCCGAAAAGTGTAATTGATGAGCAATGTCCTGGATCCCtgaaaaattatgaaaatttCCCTTTATATTATTctgttgatgataaaaatcaattgattgaaagtAAAACGAAAATTGCTTATACTTATTCGGTTTATTGGCGAGAAGATAATTCTATTGATTATGATTCTCGTTGGGAATTATattatgaaaatgaaactaATGGTACTCATGTTCATATTCATTGGATATCATTTATAAATTCCattattcttatttttttagcATCTTTGATTGTTATGATTGTTTTAATcaaagttttgaaaaaagatattGCCAATGGTGGAAGTGGGAAAAGTGATAACACCAATAGTGGTACTGTATTACCTTTGACAAATGATATTCCTATGGATATAGATGGTGGTGACTCATCATCAGCGATTAAAAACATTGGATCTGGTTGGaagaatttaattaatgaagtCAATCAAATTCCTCATTATCCAATATTTTTAACCACATTAGTATCAGCAGGTATTCAAATGGTGATTGCTGCCATGGGAGTAATTAGtatattaatgataaattcaattggaattaaaaataatttctttaatagtCATCAAGGAGCATTTTTCAGCctttcaatattttgtaTTAGTGTACTGGGATCAATATCGTCATATTTTGGAATATTATTACATAAATATTTGCATtatgataatttaaatcaaccttataatcaattgacaataattaaattatccCTTTTATTTAGTGCTGCATTACCAGCATTTTTATTCctaattatatttatacttaatttttttgtatgggCTAAAGAATCTTCAGCAGCTTTACCATTTGGAACCATTGTggtatttttattaatatttatattgatcCAATGTCCATTAGGTATAATTGGTGGTTATTATGCTAATTATTATCACAAATTTGATAGATTTCTTTTAACATCGAAAACTCCTCCTCCACAAAGTCCCTTATATGAAAAATCACTATTAAATCATGGGGAATACAATTCCAGTGCCACTAATAGcaaatcttcaatattatcaaaaatattaagTTATAGTAAAACAATATTAGTTTATGGATTAATACCTTTTGGTATAGTTTatgttgaattattatttattttcaattccgTTTGGTTAGAAAAAACtacattttattatatgTATGGGTTTTTATTTGTTACGACATTAAtgttatttattatcattattgaatcTACTATAGTGGCCATTTATATTTCATTAGTGGTTTATAATGATCCTAATTGGATATGGTTATCATTTCAAGTTGGTTCAAGTATTGGTTGGTATATTTATggttattcaatttattattttatta